The following proteins come from a genomic window of Heyndrickxia acidicola:
- a CDS encoding helix-turn-helix domain-containing protein: MSLPKEARLSAGFSLEEAAKKLDISAGYLSQIENGQRQISSNRAEEIANLYNKEREEIFLPSRYAIRKVKNHSA; encoded by the coding sequence TTGAGTTTACCTAAAGAGGCTCGTTTATCTGCGGGATTTAGTCTTGAAGAGGCTGCGAAAAAACTTGATATATCAGCTGGTTATCTATCCCAAATTGAAAATGGGCAACGACAAATCAGTTCAAATCGCGCAGAAGAAATCGCAAATCTTTATAACAAAGAAAGAGAAGAAATTTTTTTGCCAAGTCGCTATGCGATACGCAAAGTTAAAAATCATTCAGCGTAG
- a CDS encoding helix-turn-helix domain-containing protein — MFGKRLRELRKKKGLTMKEFGNKFSLAESTISGYENGIRKPDIELVDKFADFFEVSSDYLLGRTDSPNPTINSSILNQKDEKDIAKRMEKIKQDLEEANSDGDGLNFYGEPMSQEAMESLLEAMEYAVRQTQRINKKYIPKKYREKNEE, encoded by the coding sequence ATGTTTGGAAAACGCCTAAGGGAATTAAGAAAGAAAAAAGGTTTGACTATGAAAGAATTTGGAAACAAATTCTCCCTCGCTGAATCAACTATTTCAGGTTACGAAAATGGAATAAGAAAGCCAGACATTGAGCTGGTTGATAAGTTTGCTGATTTTTTTGAGGTAAGCTCTGATTATTTATTAGGTAGAACTGATTCTCCCAATCCAACTATAAATTCTTCTATATTAAACCAAAAAGATGAAAAAGATATTGCAAAGCGTATGGAAAAAATAAAACAGGATTTAGAAGAGGCAAACAGTGACGGAGACGGCTTAAACTTTTATGGTGAGCCAATGAGTCAGGAAGCCATGGAGTCACTATTAGAAGCAATGGAATATGCTGTTCGACAGACTCAAAGAATTAATAAAAAGTACATTCCTAAAAAATATAGAGAGAAAAACGAAGAATAG
- a CDS encoding ImmA/IrrE family metallo-endopeptidase: MKTVKRMVKDLTEKYRETDPYKISSLLNIHVFPWDLHREINGFYKYDKRNKYIFINNNLSEELQRFVCAHELGHAVLHPRANTPFLRNSTFFSVDKLEVEANCFAVNLLLSNENLQEYETAHHILVKNGIPIHMERFLYFFNL; encoded by the coding sequence ATGAAAACTGTAAAAAGGATGGTAAAGGATCTTACAGAAAAGTATAGAGAAACAGATCCTTATAAGATATCTTCATTATTAAATATTCATGTTTTTCCCTGGGACTTACACAGAGAAATTAATGGGTTTTATAAATACGACAAACGAAATAAATATATTTTTATCAATAATAACTTAAGCGAAGAGCTGCAACGTTTTGTTTGTGCTCATGAATTAGGTCATGCTGTACTACATCCAAGGGCAAACACCCCCTTTCTTAGGAATAGCACATTTTTTTCTGTTGACAAACTGGAAGTTGAAGCAAATTGTTTTGCCGTAAACCTTCTTCTTTCTAATGAGAATTTACAAGAATATGAAACTGCACACCACATATTAGTTAAAAATGGCATACCAATACATATGGAAAGATTCTTATATTTTTTTAATTTATAG